Proteins from a genomic interval of Dama dama isolate Ldn47 chromosome 1, ASM3311817v1, whole genome shotgun sequence:
- the LOC133064564 gene encoding olfactory receptor 9Q2-like has protein sequence MPGRNSTVVTEFFLTVFADHPAWGLPLFAVFLGFYLLTLLGNCGMILLIRQDRRLHTPMYFFLGHLALVDICYSSTVVPQALVVLLERGMVLCRARCAAQFFLFTFFASMDCYLLAIMAYDRCVAVCRPLLYAAIVTEKARWALVAAAYAAGFSSALIRTVTAFTLSFCGSNQIDFIFCDLPPLLKLSCGDSYTQEVVIIVFAVLVMPACILVISVSYLFIVLAVVRMRSPGGRAKTVSTCASHLAAVALFFGTLIFMYLRDNTGQSSEADQVVSVLYTAVSPMLNPLIYSLRNKEVTEAVLKSLGRSKVSGRF, from the coding sequence ATGCCTGGGAGGAATTCCACGGTAGTGACGGAATTCTTCTTGACAGTGTTTGCTGACCATCCCGCCTGGGGGCTTCCGCTCTTCGCGGTCTTTCTGGGTTTCTACCTGCTCACTCTGCTGGGGAACTGTGGAATGATCCTGCTGATCCGCCAGGATCGCCGGctgcacacccccatgtacttcttccttggCCACCTCGCCCTCGTGGACATCTGCTACTCGTCCACCGTCGTCCCCCAGGCGCTGGTGGTCCTGCTGGAACGCGGCATGGTCCTCTGCAGGGCGCGCTGCGCCGCCCAGttcttcctcttcaccttcttcgCGTCCATGGACTGCTACCTCCTGGCGATCATGGCCTACGACCGCTGCGTGGCCGTGTGCCGCCCCCTGCTCTATGCGGCCATCGTGACCGAGAAGGCCCGCTGGGCTCTGGTCGCGGCGGCGTACGCGGCGGGCTTCTCCAGCGCCTTGATTCGCACGGTCACCGCCTTCACGCTCTCCTTCTGCGGGAGCAACCAGATCGACTTTATTTTCTGCGACCTCCCGCCTCTGCTAAAGCTCTCGTGTGGGGACAGCTACacccaggaggtggtgatcattGTGTTCGCCGTTTTGGTTATGCCCGCTTGTATCCTGGTCATCTCGGTTTCCTATCTGTTCATCGTCCTGGCCGTCGTGCGGATGCGCTCCCCCGGGGGCCGGGCCAAGACCGTCTCCACCTGCGCCTCCCACCTCGCCGCTGTGGCGCTCTTCTTTGGGACGCTCATCTTCATGTACCTGCGGGACAACACGGGCCAGTCCTCGGAGGCCGACCAGGTGGTGTCCGTGCTCTACACGGCGGTGAGCCCTATGCTGAATCCTCTCATTTACAGCCTGCGGAACAAGGAGGTCACGGAGGCGGTCTTGAAATCCTTGGGCCGATCGAAGGTTTCCGGAAGGTTCTAG